The stretch of DNA aacaatgctttgctccggctacggcatcatacagcacaaggatcagcagcgtcttgctgggacaccgtttttcactTGTCGGACCCTCGGCACGTGGCTAGCGtgtcatcagcagtatcatccgcactaagatgctgctgtccggtgatgtggaagagaatcccggcccgtcgttgcgcgggatgcagtggaactgcgccgggctatctcaaggaaagagattagcactccacaaaacccttgttgattaTGAGCTTGTCTGCTGTTGGTACATGGTCGTTTTTCTGCATGTTCTTCAGCATCTTGGCACTGGAGACCCAGAAATCATAGTATTTGTCCCACGTCCTTTGCTGTTCCCCAGCTTCTGCAGGGCGTTTTGTGTGCGCTGTTTTCGCCGGCGGCGGGTCTTCGCTGAACAGCGCTTTGAAACTGGCGCTGGACGCGGACATGTTGAGCGCACCAATACTGTTCGCGAATCTTTGTACTGCTGCTTTGACATCAGCAGCTACCACTGGTGCTTCTAACGCATTGTAAACAATACACAAGACGTCAAAAGCTTGTGCATTGGTTCCTGCTTTTGTCGCTAAGACGCCTTGGTTGCTTAAAAGTTGGAGGTTTGTCATAGCGACTAGCACCACAAGTCCTACAGTGAAGATCTGCCTGCCGTGCTGTACCTACAACTTGCGTCTGTTTTTGCTATCTAACGTTTTCGCCAGAAGAAAGCCacaaacatttaaaaaaagtatagATGTTGGCGAAAATGCTATATATGCAGCATCTAAAGTTGCACTTTGTTGCTTTGGGTTTCCATGTCTTTGACTTTTACACTTTCTTAGCCGTAAAaaatttcctttctttgaaAGCGCCCCCACAAATTCTTTCATATCGAAAATCCCAATTCTCTCCACCTAATACATAagtttctattttctccATATCCTTCGAATGAAATTGTCTTTATTTTAACTCTTTATACCAAGTAAGATTTTTTACAATTAACTTCGATTTATCTTCCCAGGCAATTGCAGGTCCcggaaaatgaatgaatggaacCTTTCCAACATCCCACTGAGCAgagtagaaaagaaaagcccCTCATAATATAGGCCAATTATTACTCTCTCTACAAAACAAATATCTTTgcccaacagcttcttcttgaATTACACTCCAAATTAGCAACGGTTTGTTGATACTTTCTTTTGACCACCATTCCTAACATCCTTTAAGAAACTCTCCAAATgcattttcatatttcttaAACACCCAGACTCTTGCTCTTAATCCACTGCCACTAAGATAAGGGTTTCCCATTAGGAGGTGAATTTAGTAAGTGAAGTAATTTTTTATCCACTTCTTTCCTGTAGCCAGCATCGAAAAACCAACAACATCTCTTCACATGCTCTTTTTGAATATGCTCTTCACTGAACTTATCTTCACTTTCTGCAGTACTTTGCACAAAAGTCACTGGCAGCTGTTTCTTTCGTTTACTTGCTACATAGCTGGCGGTTAAAAACTCCACAAAATTTATCGCTGTTTGCCGGATACCGTTGGTgaaaaattttttgttgcagttTTTCATCGACTAGtgttctgtttgtttgtcgaTATCGATGCTTTCTTTCATagttttttacttttttgtgggCTTATTGGTGAATGTAGTTCTATTTTGTTGCAACAGGTGAGTGGTGCGGCCACGGGCTTATCATCTGCAATGTTTGGTAGTATCATATCAGGGCTGCATTATGATCATCCATGTCCGCCGTAGCATAGCTATGATATGAATTGTTTTTCAGGattttgtgttttcctttcagTTTCTGATGATGGTAGGTTACACTGCTGTGTTGCTGTATTGGTTAATATTAGTTCTTCTAGAAGCTAACATAGCACTGATGACCCTTCATCGATGCGTATCTTCTGTTAGATACCCTTGCTTTCATGTCTTCTTACATGTTTCTACCTCACCTTTCGTTGCTTTTTTGCAAGTAAGCCTTTGCATCCCCGGCCTCGCGTCACAATCAAATCTTTAGATGATGTGTGCTGTCTTATTTACATAGAATAGCCACTTTCACAGACTAATATTCCAATGTTTTTGAAGTGTGACTGTTGTCATATCCTTTTATTCGAAAGTTACATTTATGCTCCTTCTTTATATGCTCTTCTAGCCGAAGCACCTGCAGAAATCCCATATTAAATCTACAAAGCGGCCCACTCCTACAGGTGGTGCTTTAAATTACAATTTTCCATCAGAACATAAGATAAGCAAGCACATCTCCAATGTTTCATCTATCAATTATTGAGTAAAATAAGGATCATTATTGTGTCTTTACCATCTTCGTAATaatgtattattttcctttctgctttcttgtcttttctttcatatttttaaatCTTCCTTTGGGTCTTATATCACTGATTCTACGGATACTGTATCGACTCCATTTGGGCTCTAAACTACACTCtatttccttccatttttATATCCGTCATCTCCTTGTTTAGGATGGTGCAAgtatttatgtttatgtacGAAAATACGCACATTCCATATTCTTTTCTCTCGGTCTTTCCGCCTTTCCTTCAAGAATATTCGCCTTGCTTATTGACCCACTCACTTTATTAATTTGTCGATGTGATTGTTTCACGTATTTCTGTTTTGCAGTTTATTTCTGTTTACGGCACTCTCATTACATCATGATTGCGTaaacactcacaatactctcctatcattactCCTAACATTTCATAACTCTAGTTAATATCAATAAAATAACCAAAAGTGGAGTAGAAGTCATTTTTTACCCCATTACTCAAATATTTTACAACTATTGGAAACTATGCAGCCAAATTTCCAATTTTAAgaattttgatatttttaaaCTTTCACTAATTTTCAAAGTTCACCAAAAATTGTTAAAATAAAtcgaatttaaaaaatttaagaAAATTATCTCGAATGAAAAAGATCCATAAAATAGAGCAAAAACTGTTAAAATACTAGAatactcacaaaagcagcagccacacACAGagctaatttttttattgagGAGAAAACTACCGTTTGGGCAGGTTTCTTTATCCTTTTCGGGGTCGCtatcactttccttttccagcCGCAATGCTTTTTGCCATCCTTGTTAACTGCCTCACATGCATCCTTGGTTTGATAACTAGAGAAACTTTCCCCTGATGTTTTatccccgtctttcttttctccttttttgtcttctgtatCTGTTTTCTTCGGTGCGTCTTCTGCCGTctcttttttcgttgttgtcgtttctttttgctcCTTAAAAAATGCAGCTGGTAGTGCGGTGACTTTCTGGTCTCCACTTAGGGCGCTgacctttttcgtttttttggCCTTATTTTCGTAGTATACTGTTGTGGCTGTTTTTATCTTGTCCCATATCTTTGCTTTAAACTGCTCTTGGTCGCTGccataatttttgtttataaaCGCTTCTGTCGCTGTCGCTACTTGCCCTGTGATTTCCACGGTCGGCGCTGTTGACATGAGCAGTCGGTTTACCAGCAAACTGAATGCCGGGTGCGatgtgtatgtttctcttttgctgAGGTCCGGTATGTTGGTTAGTTTGGCGTCTGCGGCTGCAGCTTtgcttagtttttttttgttgtccgCTGCCGTTTCGTTGCTTAGGTTTATTGTCCCCTGTACTGTGGTCGCGAATCGGCCGTTGGCAAGTGGTGACGTTCCTGCCGGCCCGTGTTTTGTCCCaaatttaatttttgtttttagtttGTCAGACCCGTCGTTGGCGTCGCACGGGGTCCCTTCGGTGTTTTTGTAACAGGCTTGGTCCAGTTCGATTGCTAGCTGCGGTAAACCTATCCCTTGGCCGTGGTCAAAATTTAGTTCATCGTATGTGTATTCTTCCGTGCCGCTTAGTTTCGGGCACGGTTCTCGTTGGACAGCTACTATGGGCGCTGCCGTGTACTGTGCAGTTCCGAAGTGTCCGGAGGTTTTCGTAATGATGCTCCCGTCATATGTGCCGCTTAATTTTTTGATTGCCTCAAAGAGTGCCTTGCGCTGTGTTAGCGCATTAAGCGTTTCTGATATTGTTTTGCTAGCTGTTGGTAGGTCAGTTGTTGCATCCTGCTGCACATCGATTGCCACTGCCAGTAGTGGCTGCACCAGTTTGGCTAGTTCTGCATCTGTCGAGCCGGCTGCCATTTGCAATTCCGACATATAAGCGGCGTTGGACGCTATTTTCTGTAGCGTTTGCGGCATTGCGCCCTCCAGTCTGTTCAGGGCGACATCGATTCTAGCCATGCATGTGCACGGGTCCGTGCAATCTGCTCTGTTCTTGCTCTGCTTATCGGCGCCGGCTGTTGCAATCACCGCTGCTGCGATCAAAGTGGCGAATTTTAGGATAtgcatgtttgtttgtgcctATTTTTTTGTAAGAGTCTTTTAGAAAGACAGGGAAGGGAGTAGTCATGACTTCGCTGTACTAAAAAGGCCACAATTTCGTCATGGCGAACACGTTTGTAACAAAATAGCGCATATGCTTTCAGCTGCCTGTTTTCTATGGCCTTGTCTCTTTGCTAAGAACCAGATCTTCTCCGTTTATGTCGCCTGGCTGTTTTTGTTGATCTAACCCTTGCCACTGGCGTGGCCACATAGCCTTATTTGCGCCACTTTTTGTGTTTAGACTACTAAGTACAAATAATACCCTGTAAAAATATTGTGATCCGTTTGCCGCAGATCTACCAAGTCTTTTCACTATTTACTACATTATACAGCTAGAGTGAAAGTTCTATACAGTCCATGGTTTACCTAGTTTGTTCCACGTGGTTGACAGCATGTCCCATTCTCAGATAGAAAAGACACAGATAACACCATCAGTAGAGTAGAACCTAACCTTTTTTAATTAAGTGCGGGGAAAAATCAGTTTCTAATCCAATTGTATTATTTTCGTCTGTTCATTTTCTTATTCTGTTGTTTCACtccatattttcctttctcttctcaGTCTTTCGTTTATTCTTTTGCGGATAAAGTGGCGACACCATTTGGGCAGCTCACCGGAATCTTTCCAACTATGGTTGTCGACTCTATGAACTCCTTGTGTATGATCATGACCCCCGTCATATTTGCGCATGAAACTGCGTATATTCCCTTCCACTCTGTCCCTCAATAACCCGCATTGTAGTCTCATCGCTGTCTTAACTGCATCCATTTTGACCGTTATTTACTCATCaatactgctcttattataatattcgtatatacacactcataGCACtatcctattattattatcattattattattattattattattattatcactattttcattattattataccCATAATCCACGTTCATAACAAATTTTGTAatgttattaattttttcaaactTTCAAATATGAATGTTTCtttaaaaagtgttaaaataggTCACATTTCAcaaatttttataaaattctcGAAATTCTACCTAACTCACAAGGAAAGAGCCGTCACAGAAAATTTCTGATTGAGGAGAATagaggaatctttgcaagtttagtcttcccatttgcaactTTTGTCACCTTAATATTTTTGCCTTATAAGTTCTGTGTCTTGCACATTCAGTTGTAGCCGCTCCACCTCCTGAATGCTCTCCTGTTCCTTGGGTTTTCTgctgcctttcctctttaggtttgcatgaTCCTTTTCCatccttttttgcttcctatACTTGTTTTGGTTTGTATGTCGGATCTACTACGCACTTTCTGGTGTCGCCTTAGCCACTGAGTTCACAACCATCTTTGCAttcatctcctgttccttttttttcgcaagTTTTATCTGTTACGGCTGTCGTCTGTGGTTGTCCGTTGTTGTTCTGCATCTTTGGATTTGGAcacgtttgttttttagAATATAGTGTCCTGAGTTCGTCATCAAGATATTTGTCGTCGGTTATTTCGGCGAGTTTCGCTTCGAACACGTTATGGAGATCGAAAACAACCTTGTAGTCTTTTTCTATAGAAGAAGGAAGATCATTTTCACCATCGCTTTTTGGTTTTGAGTTTGGTACAAACGAATTTCGTATTACTTCGTTTGCCTTTGCTTGTTCGAATCCCTCTTGTCGCAACAAACCCATTGTGTCGGATGATATGTCGTCCATGTGTCGTAGAGCCTGCCTGTGCTGTTCAACTGCCGTCGCTAGCGCCGTGCCTGCCACAGCTTTTTTTCCTGGGTCACCAGCACCGAATTTGACCGCTTCCGTCGGGTTGGCGTCGCCGTTGTCGTCGGCAGTTAGGTGGATGGTGCCCCCAGCGAAAGTGATCGCCTTTGGGCCGTTTGTATCCATGTAGAATTCCCCCGAGTCCATATAAGTTAGGGGATGTTGGCCGGTGGCAGCCTTAGTTGTGTATATCGAGGTTTTTAAGGTCGTGTCCGCAAACTTGGCTGCACCTAGAACAGATGATCTTTCTGCTGCCGCCGCTGGCTTGAATTCGCCATTGTATCCGCCTGTCCAGTCAGCTGCTAGAGCTGTCCCGTGCGCTATCCCAGTCGTGGTGGCTGTGCCTGGACTGTCTGTTGATAGGTATAAATAACTGTTCTCAGCGAATGCTCAGTGTGATATCTGGTGAATTATGTGGGTGAACTCGTCTGTGCGCCCGGCACAGTATGCCGCAGCGCCGGCTGCGGTGTTGGCGGCCCGCACTGTCGTATATAACTTTTTGTTTAAGCTTGCCAGTTCTTTTTGTAGAAGCCtgattaatttttctttcgatCTTTAGAAAGTTTTGTTGCAGCCGTGTAGAGCTAGCAAAACTTAAAGTTTTTTGTCAGTGTTTTGGATAGACAGCGCCCTGCTGTTGATCTCGCTCACAAGTACGTGAGGAACGAGCTTCAAATCTTTTGAGATTGTGCATAGTGGCCCCGGAGCTTTCGACGAAAAAGCGTCTCCGTGGTTCGTTTTTGCCGGCATCGTCTCCCCCGCCAAAGCTGCCATGGAGACGAGAACCACTGCCATCGCGCGAGCCATGTCAGGGTGGAAATATTTCTCTACCTATGTGATCGTTTGTTGCTTCGTGGATGTCCTTCATCGTGGAAATCGTGCGTGGAGAGAGTGGTTTACCGGCTGTGCTGGTGTTTCTGGTGCCTTTTCTGCCGCAAAAAATTTTGTGCGAGCCGTTTTGACGCCGAGTTAttgttgaaaaaaaatgtatgcattttctttctcttgaTTTTTGTTCTAGGTCGCTTACTGTTTTTTGCTGTGGTGTACGTTTTTCGCGCTTCGCTGACCTTCACGGAATGTGCACAGTTGTTTTTGTATAATTCAGGCTGCAAAAAAGATGCTATATTCCCCTCCTGACTTTTCCGTGTGGAAGGTACAACACAGGAGATACACCTGATGAACACTTTACTTCGCGGTTCAAATTCTAATTTTTACGTGAGTGCCTTACTCTGGTAAACTTTTTCTCGTTTTCATCCATAAAAAACATATGTTTTATAGTTATCCAGGTTCTAAAATTTTAAAGGTATTTAAGAGCTCTCCGCATATAAAGTTTCATCTTTAATTGTTTCTAATCCCTTCCATTTTTCAGAGTATTTCCTGCAGCTTACATCCGggagaaatgaaaatatAGCGTTATTGTTTTTACCTTGCGCGTGGACTTGAGCACGTCAAACCACGATTATGGTTtattctctgttttttcagTGTTTTGGTAAGCAAATGCCATCTTGAAgacacttttgttttgaagctTCTTGATATGCTTTATCATTAACGCACCACCGTTTTTTGTGTAAATTAGTCTGGCTTCAATGGATTAAACGACGTAATCTTGCACAAACAGGGAAGATTTGGAGTGTTTGCTGCCACCTGCGGTGTAATTCATACAAAGTTCCTTTGTAGTATGATACATGTGCTACTTAAAGCCATTTCatccctttatttttctttttactctTCCTCCAACTCATTGTTAGTCCTAGTTTCAAAGTCCTACACCCATAACATTATAGTGTTGCTCACAAATATTGTTGATTATTGCCATATATTATGGGAAGAAGATTTAGACATTATATTGCAAATATCGAATGCATTTTTACTACATGTCCCTCACCTCTCTCTTCAGAGCTATAATTATAATCTGCAATAAGATTTTAAAACCATAGTTTTTACCATCATTTTCTCTGTTACACGTATCCATTTTAGAATGAACTATAGAgcatcatcttctttttctgatgtattattttctttatgtgttttttcGATCTCAAATCTTGTGCCTTTCATTCTGTATTTTCgtttcatcttcttcttctacTGATCCTATCAACTTTTATAATGTAGCGAGTCCAATTTACCTCTACACTAGACTCTATCTCACTCTCATTGGTCCATTCAGCAATATCTTTGTGTATGATACTGCCCATcaacttttttgtgtttaaaCCTGTGATTCTTCAAACTCCTCTTCACTCCACTACTTTCTCccattttatctttttcacttttaacATGTCCTATTTTTGGAAGCGCATTTACTGTTATCTTACCGTCATTTTTGCAATATTAGCatatacactcacaacactttcctattattatcatcatcattattattactgctcttattataatattcgtatatacacacactcacaacattctcctattattatcatttttatcattactattattattattattattattattattattattattattattattattattattattattattattattattattattattattattattattattattattattattattattattattattattattattattattattattattgttattattattgttcatatatatacacaacactctgctattattattatcatttttcttcctattATCGTCACTGTTATGGTCCTAAATAatattcaaaaaataaaaaaaattataaaatgtTCATAATCAAACTAACTTTACACGCTTTCTTACTCTATTACTTTACACCTAGAGACTAATTTCTTACATATTTTAGAAAGGTTctttaaaataaataagtttcataatttttttattgtgcaTTTAATCTGCACACACCTTAACTGTTCAATATAGCATCGCATGGAGgatatttattttcctaaTATGTTTCCCGTTCTCACGATCCGCCACTCGCTTCCCCTTCTGGGGCCTATCTAACGGTGTCCTGTTGAGAAAACCCATTTAGATATTGTCTTCCACAATTTGAGGAAAAAACTCATTGGTTTTCATCTCAGTGTGTCGCATATAGTCAGTGGATGTTTAGCATGATGGTGACCTTTATCACTATTTACTCGCGGTCGGGTTATAAATGTCTTCGTATCTATAGTGGGAGCCGTAATTTCCCTCGGAATGAAGGCTGCCCTTAAGAAGTTCACAAGCTTAACACTAAAGTATAAGTAATCCTCTTTCAGACTGTCTACTCTATGCTCTGACATGAGCTTACTCAAAGCGGAAGACTGTAATAGGTGAGCCGATGTTTCtttacatttttcttttattcacTTCTGCTCATCAGTGTTACGTGACTGCCCATGTGCTGCTTGGAGGTGCATTGTGAGATATTGATTGTGTGCAAATACCTTCAAGCAGTGTGAACATTGGTGCTCGAGAGAGGTCTGTGGTGTGATTTCAAGGGA from Trypanosoma brucei brucei TREU927 chromosome 5, complete sequence encodes:
- a CDS encoding variant surface glycoprotein (VSG, atypical), putative (Similar to GP:1791291: metacyclic variable antigen variant surface glycoprotein 7 {Trypanosoma brucei}(PMID:9305933)), whose product is MHILKFATLIAAAVIATAGADKQSKNRADCTDPCTCMARIDVALNRLEGAMPQTLQKIASNAAYMSELQMAAGSTDAELAKLVQPLLAVAIDVQQDATTDLPTASKTISETLNALTQRKALFEAIKKLSGTYDGSIITKTSGHFGTAQYTAAPIVAVQREPCPKLSGTEEYTYDELNFDHGQGIGLPQLAIELDQACYKNTEGTPCDANDGSDKLKTKIKFGTKHGPAGTSPLANGRFATTVQGTINLSNETAADNKKKLSKAAAADAKLTNIPDLSKRETYTSHPAFSLLVNRLLMSTAPTVEITGQVATATEAFINKNYGSDQEQFKAKIWDKIKTATTVYYENKAKKTKKVSALSGDQKVTALPAAFFKEQKETTTTKKETAEDAPKKTDTEDKKGEKKDGDKTSGESFSSYQTKDACEAVNKDGKKHCGWKRKVIATPKRIKKPAQTVVFSSIKKLALCVAAAFVSILVF